From one Triticum urartu cultivar G1812 chromosome 3, Tu2.1, whole genome shotgun sequence genomic stretch:
- the LOC125543128 gene encoding phosphoribosylaminoimidazole carboxylase, chloroplastic isoform X1, with protein sequence MHARLLSAPSRAAAASTSSSTPSAGCRPSWKPRPPSRSSASLPPLSLLRAGASMEPASTEGQSDPPVHGVSDRVVGVLGGGQLGKMLCQAASQMGIKVAILDPLKDCPANSVCHEHVVGSFNDGDAVREFAKRCDVLTFEIEHVDAVTLEKLEKQGVVCEPKASTIMIIQDKYRQKDHFSKFGIPLTDFVEVDTLSSIEKAGEMFGYPLMVKSKRLAYDGRGNAVAHDKNELSSVVSSLGGFEHGLYVERWTTFAKELSVIVARSRDGSTVCYPVVETIHKDNICHVVEAPAEIPEKMKKLAASVAEKAVKSLEGAGVFAVELFLTNDNQVLLNEVAPRPHNSGHHTIEACYTSQYEQHLRAILGLPLGDPAMKAPAAIMYNILGEDEGDSGFVLAHQLIKRALNIPGASVHWYAKPEIRKQRKMGHITIVGPSLFSVKEHLNKLLQRDTDGQKKVRPRAAVIMGSDSDLPIMKDAAAVLEKFNIPFELTVVSAHRTAERMYAYASSAKERGLEVIIAGAGGAAHLPGMVASLTTLPVIGVPIWTKSLQGMDSLLSIVQMPKGIPVATVAIGNAENAGLLAVRMLASRDPELSDSRVNEYQQDLEDSVLVKARLLEELGSDKYLQQYKQP encoded by the exons ATGCACGCCCGGCTGCTCAGCGCTccgtcccgcgccgccgccgcctccacctcctcctccacccCATCCGCCGGCTGCCGCCCCTCCTGGAAGCCGCGGCCGCCAAGCCGGAGCTCCGCCTCGCTGCCGCCTCTCTCGCTGTTGCGCGCCGGCGCATCCATGGAGCCCGCTTCGACCGAGGG GCAGAGCGACCCGCCTGTGCATGGCGTGTCCGATAGGGTCGTCGGGGTGCTGGGGGGCGGCCAGTTGGGGAAGATGCTGTGCCAGGCGGCCAGTCAGATGGGGATCAAAGTGGCCATCCTGGACCCCCTCAAGGACTGTCCTGCAAACTCCGTCTGTCACGAGCATGTCGTGGGGAGCTTCAATGATGGTGACGCGGTCCGCGAGTTTGCGAAGAG GTGTGATGTTCTAACTTTTGAAATTGAGCATGTCGATGCTGTGACACTTGAGAAGCTTGAAAAACAGGGTGTTGTTTGTGAACCCAAAGCCTCTACCATCATGATTATTCAG GACAAGTACAGGCAAAAAGACCATTTCTCAAAATTTGGAATTCCGTTAACTGACTTTGTTGAA GTAGATACTTTGAGCAGTATAGAGAAAGCTGGGGAAATGTTTGGCTACCCTCTAATGGTAAAAAGCAAAAGATTGGCATATGACGGTCGTGGGAATGCTGTTGCGCATGATAAAAATGAGCTATCTTCTGTTGTTTCTT CGCTGGGTGGGTTTGAACATGGCTTGTATGTTGAGAGGTGGACAACATTTGCAAAG GAGCTTTCTGTAATTGTGGCAAGGAGCAGAGATGGCTCTACGGTTTGTTATCCTGTCGTTGAAACCATTCATAA GGATAACATCTGTCATGTTGTTGAAGCTCCTGCTGAGATACCCGAGAAAATGAAGAAGTTAGCTGCCAGTGTAGCTGAAAAAGCTGTCAAGTCATTAGAAGGTGCTGGTGTTTTTGCTGTCGAACTATTTTTAACAAATGACAATCAG GTTTTATTGAACGAAGTAGCCCCTAGGCCTCACAATAGTGGACACCATACAATTGAGGCTTGTTACACTTCACAATATGAGCAACACTTACGTGCTATTCTTGGACTTCCTCTTGGTGATCCTGCAATGAAAGCACCCGCAGCAATAATGTACAACATCCTGGGCGAGGATGAG GGCGATTCAGGATTTGTTTTAGCCCATCAGCTGATTAAGAGGGCGTTAAATATTCCAGGTGCATCAGTCCATTGGTATGCAAAGCCAG AGATTCGGAAGCAAAGAAAGATGGGTCATATTACTATTGTGGGGCCTTCTTTGTTCAGTGTAAAAGAACATTTGAACAAGTTGCTGCAAAGGGACACAGATGGCCAGAAGAAAG TTAGACCTCGCGCTGCGGTTATAATGGGTTCGGATTCAGATCTTCCCATAATGAAAGATGCTGCAGCAGTACTGGAGAAATTCAACATACCTTTTGAG CTTACAGTTGTTTCGGCACATCGTACAGCAGAGAGGATGTACGCTTATGCATCGTCTGCTAAGGAAAGGGGCTTAGAGGTCATTATTGCAGGCGCAGGCGGAGCAGCTCACTTACCAG GGATGGTGGCTTCATTGACCACTCTACCTGTAATTGGAGTCCCCATCTGGACGAAGTCATTACAGGGAATGGATTCCCTCCTATCTATTGTGCAG ATGCCGAAAGGTATTCCTGTTGCTACTGTTGCAATTGGAAATGCTGAAAATGCAGGCTTGTTGGCAGTTCGGATGCTTGCCTCAAGAGATCCTGAGTTGTCGGACAG CAGGGTAAATGAATACCAGCAAGATCTGGAAGACAGTGTGTTGGTCAAAGCAAGATTGCTTGAGGAATTAGGTTCAGACAAATATCTGCAGCAATATAAGCAGCCTTGA
- the LOC125543128 gene encoding phosphoribosylaminoimidazole carboxylase, chloroplastic isoform X2 — protein sequence MHARLLSAPSRAAAASTSSSTPSAGCRPSWKPRPPSRSSASLPPLSLLRAGASMEPASTEGQSDPPVHGVSDRVVGVLGGGQLGKMLCQAASQMGIKVAILDPLKDCPANSVCHEHVVGSFNDGDAVREFAKRCDVLTFEIEHVDAVTLEKLEKQGVVCEPKASTIMIIQDKYRQKDHFSKFGIPLTDFVEVDTLSSIEKAGEMFGYPLMVKSKRLAYDGRGNAVAHDKNELSSVVSSLGGFEHGLYVERWTTFAKELSVIVARSRDGSTVCYPVVETIHKDNICHVVEAPAEIPEKMKKLAASVAEKAVKSLEGAGVFAVELFLTNDNQVLLNEVAPRPHNSGHHTIEACYTSQYEQHLRAILGLPLGDPAMKAPAAIMYNILGEDEGDSGFVLAHQLIKRALNIPGASVHWYAKPEIRKQRKMGHITIVGPSLFSVKEHLNKLLQRDTDGQKKVRPRAAVIMGSDSDLPIMKDAAAVLEKFNIPFELTVVSAHRTAERMYAYASSAKERGLEVIIAGAGGAAHLPGMVASLTTLPVIGVPIWTKSLQGMDSLLSIVQMPKGIPVATVAIGNAENAGLLAVRMLASRDPELSDRVNEYQQDLEDSVLVKARLLEELGSDKYLQQYKQP from the exons ATGCACGCCCGGCTGCTCAGCGCTccgtcccgcgccgccgccgcctccacctcctcctccacccCATCCGCCGGCTGCCGCCCCTCCTGGAAGCCGCGGCCGCCAAGCCGGAGCTCCGCCTCGCTGCCGCCTCTCTCGCTGTTGCGCGCCGGCGCATCCATGGAGCCCGCTTCGACCGAGGG GCAGAGCGACCCGCCTGTGCATGGCGTGTCCGATAGGGTCGTCGGGGTGCTGGGGGGCGGCCAGTTGGGGAAGATGCTGTGCCAGGCGGCCAGTCAGATGGGGATCAAAGTGGCCATCCTGGACCCCCTCAAGGACTGTCCTGCAAACTCCGTCTGTCACGAGCATGTCGTGGGGAGCTTCAATGATGGTGACGCGGTCCGCGAGTTTGCGAAGAG GTGTGATGTTCTAACTTTTGAAATTGAGCATGTCGATGCTGTGACACTTGAGAAGCTTGAAAAACAGGGTGTTGTTTGTGAACCCAAAGCCTCTACCATCATGATTATTCAG GACAAGTACAGGCAAAAAGACCATTTCTCAAAATTTGGAATTCCGTTAACTGACTTTGTTGAA GTAGATACTTTGAGCAGTATAGAGAAAGCTGGGGAAATGTTTGGCTACCCTCTAATGGTAAAAAGCAAAAGATTGGCATATGACGGTCGTGGGAATGCTGTTGCGCATGATAAAAATGAGCTATCTTCTGTTGTTTCTT CGCTGGGTGGGTTTGAACATGGCTTGTATGTTGAGAGGTGGACAACATTTGCAAAG GAGCTTTCTGTAATTGTGGCAAGGAGCAGAGATGGCTCTACGGTTTGTTATCCTGTCGTTGAAACCATTCATAA GGATAACATCTGTCATGTTGTTGAAGCTCCTGCTGAGATACCCGAGAAAATGAAGAAGTTAGCTGCCAGTGTAGCTGAAAAAGCTGTCAAGTCATTAGAAGGTGCTGGTGTTTTTGCTGTCGAACTATTTTTAACAAATGACAATCAG GTTTTATTGAACGAAGTAGCCCCTAGGCCTCACAATAGTGGACACCATACAATTGAGGCTTGTTACACTTCACAATATGAGCAACACTTACGTGCTATTCTTGGACTTCCTCTTGGTGATCCTGCAATGAAAGCACCCGCAGCAATAATGTACAACATCCTGGGCGAGGATGAG GGCGATTCAGGATTTGTTTTAGCCCATCAGCTGATTAAGAGGGCGTTAAATATTCCAGGTGCATCAGTCCATTGGTATGCAAAGCCAG AGATTCGGAAGCAAAGAAAGATGGGTCATATTACTATTGTGGGGCCTTCTTTGTTCAGTGTAAAAGAACATTTGAACAAGTTGCTGCAAAGGGACACAGATGGCCAGAAGAAAG TTAGACCTCGCGCTGCGGTTATAATGGGTTCGGATTCAGATCTTCCCATAATGAAAGATGCTGCAGCAGTACTGGAGAAATTCAACATACCTTTTGAG CTTACAGTTGTTTCGGCACATCGTACAGCAGAGAGGATGTACGCTTATGCATCGTCTGCTAAGGAAAGGGGCTTAGAGGTCATTATTGCAGGCGCAGGCGGAGCAGCTCACTTACCAG GGATGGTGGCTTCATTGACCACTCTACCTGTAATTGGAGTCCCCATCTGGACGAAGTCATTACAGGGAATGGATTCCCTCCTATCTATTGTGCAG ATGCCGAAAGGTATTCCTGTTGCTACTGTTGCAATTGGAAATGCTGAAAATGCAGGCTTGTTGGCAGTTCGGATGCTTGCCTCAAGAGATCCTGAGTTGTCGGACAG GGTAAATGAATACCAGCAAGATCTGGAAGACAGTGTGTTGGTCAAAGCAAGATTGCTTGAGGAATTAGGTTCAGACAAATATCTGCAGCAATATAAGCAGCCTTGA